Below is a genomic region from Echinicola rosea.
TTAAAAACAGATGGCTTCTTCCCTCCGTCCATCGCATTGACGGATTGGTTTCGGTTTCAGAATCGAATTCAAGTTAGTAAGCCAATGAAAAGGAATCAAACACCGCATTACCATCTCCTTCGACGAAAAGCCCGGGTTTTACGCCCCACTGCCAGAACTCCAGAAATTCTCCCTTAAGCAGGTCACTTCCTGTTCCGTCCACCGACAGCTGTTGCCATTCACCATCTTCTCTTTGATAGGCAAAACGTACTTCATGGCCGTTTTCTACCTGTGCTTTGAGGGCGATCTGTTCACGCTCCACTGTCACACCTTTTCCCAGTGCGGTATATTTTCCGTCCCTGACCTCAAAAACCGCCAGTTTGCCGTCTTTCAACCCCGCTCCGAGCATATTGGCATGGGTACCGTATAGCATCAGCCCTTTGAGGTGATCGTCCTCGTTGGGCAATTCCGCCACCACTTGATAGGCCGGCTTTTCGGGCACCACACAAAGTGCCGTGGCCCAGGCCTCCTGCTTCAGGCTGCCCGACAACTGCAACTGTCCATCCTCCACCCTTGTGGAGGGTTCGTTACTGGCCAGGTCCCAGCGCCACCAACCCTTGAGCTGATCCCCATCAAAGTCATCGTCAATGGAAAGTGGGGAGACACCACCAGTACTGTCCGCCATCAGGTCCACCGTCTTAAAATATGGCCAACCCGTCTTTTCGTCCCAATAAAACGGGCTGAGCAATGCCGACCTGCCCATATACGGAAAGCCCTCCTTGGCATAGGCATGGAAGAGGTAATACCAACGGTCACTGCCTGTGGAAACAGGTGTGCCGTGTCCCGGGCATTTCCAGTTGCCAAAATCGGTCAAAATGGGGTTTCCGCTATATTTTTCCCAAGGCCCTTCCATCTGCTTTGCCCTGGCCACGCCGACCTTGTAGTCGCAGCCACCACCACAACAGGCCGCACCCGAGTAAAGCAAGTACAGGTACTCCCCGTGCCGTACAATGGACTGCCCTTCGATCCCGCCACGCTCCCAGTTGTCCGTTTCGGCGGTCACCACGGGAAAAGCCTCCCCTTCAAGCGACAGGCCATCCCCGGAAAGCTTGGATCCCAGCAGCTGGATAGGCTTATCGGGATTGAGCCCGTAGGCCTTCCAAGTAATATAAAGCTGTCCCTTCTGGTCAAACACATAGGCATCGATGCTTTCCGAGCCCCATTCGATCAGCTCGCCATGGTCGGTAAAGCCCTTGCTGATATCAGCGGTACTGGCCACGCCGATGCAGGAGATGCCGTCCTTTCGGCGCGCGGTATAATAACAGAAAAACTTCCCGTCAAGATAAAACAGCTCCGGAGCCCAAAAGCTCCCCATCGTCCAATCGGGTGCCTCCATGAACACATAACTTTCAAACTGCCAAGTTTCAAGGTCGGTAGAGGAATAAATGGGATAGATCGGCGCCCAGTCATTGGAGGTGCCACAGGCATAATAGGTCCCGTCCACTTCGATCACCGAAGGGTCGGGAAACTCCCCGCGGATGATGGGGTTTTGGATGGAAACAGGCTGATGGGAAGCTTCTTCCTGCTTGGTTCCCCCGCAAGCACACAGCAGGGCAAGGCATAAAAATAGAATAGGTCTGTTCATAGGTTTATCGATTTAGTAAGTAAATATAAAGATATCCCGCCAAACTGCAACAACTTAAGATCCCTGGTCACGAGAAAAGCCCCCCCTTGAACCGTTCCTGTTTTCCGGTAGTAACTTTCAAGGTTGTGGCCGGGAATTCACAAAGACCATATTATGTATATCCGCAAATGCACCAGTGGCCAAATAAACCAACAGCAACAATGGCAATAGGTTGTTTATGTTGCTGGGGCCAATAAATTATAGGATCCGGTACCATGGTACGGACCTGTTCTGCACCGGCTATCTCCCAAGAATGGAATCTTTAATAAATACTTAACTGTCATAGGTACGTGTTTTTCATGATTATGGGCTTTATTTGAAAATATAAAATCCCCACCCATGACCCTTGACCATTGTTCAGACCAGGAACTGCTACTCCTTGTAAAAGAGGGGAACACCCTTGCCTTTGACGAGCTGTTCAACAGGCATTGGGAAGTGCTGTACCTTAGGTCCTTCAGTCTGCTACGTGACCCTGCGACCTGCGAGGACATCGTCCAGGATGTTTTTTTGAAAATATGGCAGAACCGCGACACCATCCAGATCAGCCACTTCAACAGCTACCTGCAAACGAGCGCCCGCAATGGTGCCCTTAAGTTCCTTGCCAAACAAAAACTGGAGGCACGGCACCTCAACACCATTTCAACATTGGAACTGCTCTACCATACCGAAGATGAAATGGATGCAAAGGAGCTGGAAAGCGAGGTTTTGGCCTCTTTGGAACACCTGCCCAAAAGGTGCAGGGAAATCTTTGTGCTCAGCAGGTTCAACAACATGTCCAATGGCGAAATTGCCAAAAAACTAATGCTCAGCCACCGGACAGTGGAAAACCAACTGTACAGGGCCATCAAGCACCTACGTGAGGTCCTTCCCCATATCCTGTGCTGGCACATTTTCAATGGCTGGTATTAAGGTAAGGTTACCCAGGTTAAACAATGGTTAATTCCACCATTCACCATGAGTGCATTGCCTGCCAAACCGGTCTATATAGTTGAACAGGGCAAGTACCATGAAGCGCAAAGAACAGCAATTATTTGAAAATTACCTGAAGGGAAGGTTATCGGAAAACCGGAAAAAGCTGGTTGAGGAATTCTATGAAATGGAGTCCCGGCGGACCACTGGGTGGGACACCCTTCGAATGGGAAATAAAGAGGATGTCAAAAGGCGGATAAAGCCCCGTCCGGTCTCCGGTAACAGCAGGCGCCGAATACCCATTGTCAATATCGCCGCGTCATTGTTGCTGGCATTGGCTGTTTCCTTTATCGTTTTTGTTTCCCTTCCCAAAAATCCCCCGGTGGAGATGGTCGAAAAGACAACCGCCTATGGACAGACCTCAACGATCCATTTGGAGGACGGCTCCACCATATGGCTTAACGCAGGAAGCACGGTAAGTTATCCAAAGCATTTTCCTTCCGGATCACGGCAGGTCAACTTGGTCGGGGAAGCCTTTTTCGAGATCCGGCCCGATGTTTCACGGCCTTTTGTGGTCAGTACCCCAACGATGACGACCACCGTACTGGGCACTTCCTTTAACATTACCGCCTACCACAGGGACCCTACGACCATTACGGTTAGCACGGGCAAGGTTCTGGTCCAACGGCTTCCCGCAGCACCACTCTCCCCGTCCAAGAGGGAAATGATCCTCTACCCGAACGAACAGGTGGTCCTGAAGGGCTACGACTCCCCCATGTCCAGGGCATCCGTGAATGCCGAAAGGTACAGTTCCTGGAGGACCGGGGAGTACTTTTTGGACCAGATGACCATGGGTACGCTTGCCGGGACATTGGAAAGGAGGTTCGGTGTCAGGTTCATCTTCCATGATGAACAGCTCAAGGACTGCCAATTGTCGGGAAGGGTAAAAAAACAGTCCCTGTCCGCATTGATGGAACTACTGGCCACCACCCTGGCCATAGAATATAAAATAGATGGAAAAAAAGTACACCTGTATGGCCGTAGTTGTTGAACCTCAAGCACATTGCCTATGTAACACCCATGAAAAAAGGGTGCCGGACATGTTCGCACCACGTCCAGCACCTCGCTTTGTACAAAGCAACCGTTTCAAATCATTCCAATTCAAAACTTTCTCAAAACTATGAAATTATTTACAAAAAAGGGCATTGCCATGATAGTTGGCGCAATGTTTTTGTTCCTTTTCCACCCTTTTGCCTCCCAGGCAGGGGCCATCGGTCTATTGAACAGGGAAATTTCCGTTTCAGTTGCTGACCAATCCTTGCGGGCCGTTCTGGAGAAAATCGACAGGGACTACCAGATCGGCTTTATTTACAATGACCAATTGCCCGGCCTTGAAAGGCATATCTCCCTTTCGGTATCGGCCACTCCCCTGTCCCAGGTGCTTGACAGGATACTCCTGCCCAATGGACTCGGTTACAAGCTGGTTTCCGATCAGATTGCCGTGGTCCGGCACAGCCCCCCCCTCCCTGCTACGGGAAGCCTAAAGGGAACGGTCACGGGACTTCCCGACCACATGCCCCTTCCCCATGCCACGGTCCAGTTCAAAGGATCCGATAAATACACCTTGACCAATGAACTGGGCAAGTTCTATTTTCCCGAAGTACCCACGGGTACGCAAACCCTGCTGATCAGCTACATGGGGTATGAACCTACAGAAAAAAACGTGTCCATCTCCCCCGAGGGGACCGCAGAAATCAAGGTCCAGTTGCATTCCACGGTCAGCGAGCTGGAAGGTGTCACCATTACGGGTATCAGGCGTGGGGAAGTAAAGGCACTCAACAGCATGAAAAATGCCGAGAACATCAAATATGTCATGTCCCAGGAGCAGATCGAACGTTTTCCCGACCTTACCGTCAGTGAGTCCCTCCAACGGGTTCCCGGCGTGGCGGTAGGCTACAGTTATGGCATCCCACGGGACATCATCATCCGTGGCCTGAGCCAGGACCTCAGTTCCATGACCCTGAACGGCACGCGCCTCCCCTCCACCGGTGCGGGAGGAAGGGACACCGACCTGAACGGCATTCTTGCAAATTCCATTGAGAGCATCGAGGTCATCAAGACCTTGACCCCGGACAGGGATGCCGATGGCACGGGCGGGGCGGTAAACATCATCACCAAGTCCCCCGCCAAGGACGAAAAGCTGTTCGATGCAAAACTGGCCGGAGGGTACAACGGCCTGGTAAACAGGGCAACTTATGATGCAGGGCTGACCTTTGGGGAGCGAAAGGGCAGGACCAGTTATATTATCGGTGCCAGTTATGCCCGCAACTGGCGGGGAGAAGACCGGGTGGAAAAGGATTATGACACGTATACCGTAAACGGGACCGAATCCACTTACCTGAGCAACCTCGACCTAGACGGTTATGAGATCAAACGTGACAACCTGGCCATCAACGGCGAGTTCAAGTATTACCCCAATGACAGGTCCGAGCTTTACCTCCGCGGTTCCTATAACCTGTACTATGAAATCCAAAACCGCCTGGAACGCATCTTCAATATTGGCGAATACACCAGTGCCGACCGGGTAGAGGACCTGCGCATCACCCAATCGGGCAACTGGCGGGACTACCACAAGAACCTTTTGCAGGCATCATTGGGAGGCAAAAGCTATTTCGGAGACATGAAGCTGGAGTACGATCTAACCCTGTCCCAGGGAAAGTACGACCAGCCCATCTATTACAGTGCAGCATTTGAACGCAACGGCCTCTCTGCGGGCCTGGACCTACGGGATCCCGTTACCCCGCAATTTGAATTCAGCGAAGCGGATCCCTATGATACGGATGAATTCACCACGGGCAGGTACATCAACCGCCACGACAAATCCATTGACCGGGACGGCCAGCTGACCCTGAACATCAACAAACCCTACCAACTGGGAAGGCACAAGGGAAATGTAAAGTTTGGCGGACGTGGAAAGCTCAAATATAACGACCGGTCAAGGAACTATTTCCTCCATGACCTGGACGCGGGGAAATTTGTCCTGAGCGACTATCTTTCCGGTTACAGCAAGGAAGACCATTATGGGGGTGCCTATAATATGGGACGCTTTCCGGAGGCAGAGGCCATGGAGGAATACTACAACGGGCACCCCGAGCTGTTCAGTGACAACGAGACCTATACCCGGCAGAACACGGATCCGGATTCCTTCGAGGGAACCGAGTACCTTGCCGCCGCCTATGCCATGACCGAGCTCAATATCGACGACCTTCAGGTGATAACAGGGATCCGTTACGAAAAGACAGGCTTTGACTATGAGGGTAACCGCGTGAACTTTGATGACCAGGGCAATTATGTGAGCACCTCCCCGGCATCGACCGACCGGACCTTCGACGGATGGTTCCCATCGATCAACCTGCGTTATGCCATTGGCAGCAGGACCAATATCAGGGGAGCGGTAACAAGGTCCCTTTCCCGGCCCAGTTATTATGACCTGGTCCCTTGGGAAGAGGTGGAGACCCGTAGAAGCCGTGTCAAGATGGGCAATCCGGAGTTGACCCAGTCCACTGCCGTCAATTTCGATATCCTCTTTGAGCATTATTTCAAATCGGTGGGCATCCTGTCAGGGGGCGTATTTTTAAAGAACATCAACGACTATATCTACGAAAGCTCCTACATCCAGGAAGGCGGCACTTATGACGGCTATACGATCAACCAGACGGTCAACGGTGCCAATGCCGTTGCCAGGGGATTCGAGCTTGCCTGGCAGCAGCAGCTCACCTTCCTCCCAGGTATCTGGAACGGCCTGGGCATCTACGCCAACTACACCTATGTAAACAGTGAATTTGAAATCCCCGGGGCACAGTCTACAAGAACCGTCAAGCTTCCCGAGATGCGTCCCCATGTAGGCAATGTATCCGTTTCCTATGAAAAGTTCGGTTTTTCCGGCAGGATATCCATGTACTTTTACGGCACTTTCAATTCCGAACTGGCCGAAAACCCTGACAACGACCTTCAGGAGAAGGGCAGAAACCAATTGGATTTCTCTGCCTCCCAGCAGTTGACCGAACGATTGAGCCTTTTTGTTGGGGTCAACAACCTTACCAACGAACCCATTTCGGACATCTATCGGGACGGGCGTCCACAAAACGATGCCGTTTACGGTAGATGGGGACAGGTGGGCCTGAGATTTAAAACCTACTGATCAATAATTGAATAAAACAACATGAAGTCAATTCCACTCCTAACCATCCTCGCCCTTGTAATGGGCCTTGGCCAATTAACTGCCCAGGATTTTGCCCCCAGCCCTTTTCCGGACCGGATCGTACTGACCTGGAACGGCGACCCTCGCCACAGCCAGGCGGTTTCCTGGCGGACCGACACACAGGTTCCACAGGGAGTCGCCGAGCTTACCGTGGCTCCCGACTCTCCCCATCTCGAAGGGCCTGCAAAAAGTTTTCCGGCTACAGTGGAGCTGCTGGTCCAGCAGGGTGACAGCTCGCTATACCATACCGTTTCCTTCGATAACCTGACGCCCGGAACGCTATATGCCTACCGGGTAGGTTCTGAAAACCACTGGAGCGAGTGGTTCCACTTCAAAACGGCCCCCGAAGTACCAGGGGAATTCTCCTTTATCTATTTTGGGGATGCCCAGAACGACCTCAAGTCCCGCTGGTCCAGGGTCATCAGGCAGGCCTATAGCTCGATGTCCGATGCCGCATTCATGCTCCATGCCGGTGACCTGATCAACCGGACACATTCCGATCCGGAATGGGGCGAATGGAACCATGCCGGTGGCTTTATCCATGCCATGGTCCCCAGTATCCCCACCCCTGGAAACCATGAGTATGACAGGGACGAACAAGGAAAGCTTGAGCTGGACATCCATTGGCGAAAACAGTTCAACCTTCCCCTCAACGGCCCAACAGGCTTCGAGGAAACGGTCTACTATACCGACTATGGCAATGCCAGGATCATTTCGCTCAATTCACAGGAAATCGTACTGAACGACAGCTCACTTCACAGGCAAAAGGAATGGCTGGAAAGGGTCCTTCAGGAAAATCCCCGGGACTGGACGGTCATCACCTTCCACCATCCCATTTACTCGTCGAGTTCGGGAAGGGACAACCGGGAGTTCAGGGAGGCCTTTCGGCCCTTGTTCGAAGCGTACGGTGTGGATTTGGTATTGCAGGGCCATGACCATACCTATGGGCGGGGGCAAAACCTCCCCACGGGGGTCTCCGGGAAGTCCGGCAAGGGAAATGGACCGGTATATGTGGTCTCCGTCAGTGGTCCAAAGATGTACGAGCTGACCACCGATAAGTGGATGGACCGTGCCGCTTCGGAAACCCAGCTCTACCAATACATCACCATCAAGGAAAATAAGTTGACCTACCGTGCCCATACGGCCACCGGAAAACTGTATGATGCCTTTTACCTGGTAAAGGACAGGGAGGGCAACAATTCCTTTACCGATGAGGCCTCGATGGCCATTGAGCAGCGTACCGACCTCCCACCCCGGAAGCTAAAGGAGAAAAGCCCGGCGGAACTGGAGGAATATGAAAAAGTATATCCCAAAAAACACTGAAGGATTCCCCTATTGTAAGGATTTGCCTATTTTTTACCTGAAAGTTGTGCCCAACAGGCACAACTTTCAGGTTATCCCAAACCGACCGCCCCTTCGGCCAATACAGTTTTTTTGCTGAGGAACACCGGGCAGTGGACTGGGAGTGTATTCCTTGGCACAATGTCCAGGGACCTGATTTACATCAAGGCCACAGGGACCTCCAAACTCCCCCGCTACCCGAAGGCATCAACTGCTACTACAGGCACCCTTAACTGCCGAGCCTGCCCGCTCCGTGACCTGCCTACCATATAAACAGAACAAGGACCTGGAATCAAAACGGTAAACCTCCCCTTTGAACGGCAATGGGCAATCTTCCGGGGCATGCAGCATTATTTCGTACAACAAACCGGAAGTCAGGGCAGGAAAGGTGAAGGACAGAAAGGTGGGCAACGGAAAACAACCGATATCATTTCCCACATAATCGTCTTCCATGTGCAATTCTCCACATCCATAAACACGGTCGAGCAAATAAATATACTGTCCTGCCCTGTCCAGCCATTCCTTCAGGACAGGCCTATAGTGACGCGACCTGTCCACTTTAAGACAGATCAGGAGCTGACCGTTGATTCGGAACAGTTTTTTCTGCATGATCCCGGCGGCCAAATGGTCGGTTTTCCTGTCCGGAAAGCACCTGAGCAGGTCCCGGACGGAACCGTCCCATAGGATAAGGTAAAGTTTGGTAGTATTCTCCAATTCTATAAACTATTGTGGTTCAACAATCAATCATTTGGGCAATTGCAGGACCGGGGGCGAACGGAGGACCGTAAAAGCAAAATCAGGACTTTGCCTCTCAGAAAAGGTGCCCCAGGTCCGACCGGACGCTGCCAATGGGAAAACCAGCAATTTCCATGGCAGTCCTGTCCGGATAACCGACTCTGTTTTCAGCTTCCCGGTAAAAGGAAGGGCAGTGGCCAGTTCCCTCTTTGTACCAGCCCTGCCCCCAACGGATGCCCGCTAACCCAAGCACGTTGGCCTACGGGGCCGGCCACACTTTTTTCCCGGTCAAACCGGAAACCAGAGGGCTGGCTTCCGGAAACGACAATGTGCAGTCCCTTCACAAAATCTGGAAAGCAATATGGGGGCTGCCATATGCTGGTTTTACAGTCCCCGTTCAGATAACATGTGCAGGCTGAAATTAAGAAAAAACCATGTAAACATTGGCAAAACAACATGAAAACAAACAGTAAAAAATGACTATATTTCAAAAAAATTAACCCGATCATCCCTATAGGTCAATTGACCTTAGGTAAAACATAATAAATATCCCATTAAAATATGTCCGTTCCTTACATTTTACCGTACCCCGCTTACAAATATCGGCACATGACAAAATCAACACCAAAATCACTTAACTTCCATGCCCGAACACCATTGCCCAAATGCATTTCATTAACGGTATTTTCCTCGCCCTCCTCACCCATGTATTTTCACTGTTTTGCGGGACCTTCATCCTGTACAGGCTTTCCCCTTCAAAAATGTTCAAACGGTACGGAAGGCGTTATCTGTTCAAGGGACAAGGGGGATACCGGAAAATTGGTCTCCACCTTTTCAGGACCTTGCTGTCGATAGGGCCTTTGCGATACCTGGACCACCATTTGCTCTATCCTCCAAAACGCCATGCCCATTCCCTTGAAGAGGCCATGTACCTCCACTTTGCAAGGGAAGCCGAACACCTGTTCGCTTTTCTGTTGATTCTTGTCATGGTGGTGGCAGCTTTTTTTGCAGCGAACTCATGGGCGTATGCTTCTTTCCTCCTTTTCCTCAACTTTCTTTTTAACTTTTACCCCTTTTTGCACCACCAATCCGTTCGCCTGCGGATTGATGGCTTGATGGACCGCCCTGGTTTCCAGTCCGGGGACAACTGATCCGGTCCCGAGGCACATTTACGGATTACACGTCCGGGCCCAACGCCCCCTTCCATGTGATCTAATCGGCAATCCAACACCACCGGTGCCTTCATGTGGGACATGGGGTCTTCCCACATCCGCCCCTCACTGCCCTGTCCCCCTGCTGGGCGGGGATTCGTGGAAGTTCAAAAAAGGGAATCCATCCTGATCGGAAATAGCGATTCCCGGGAAAGCGGTTTTGTGACATAATCCACCGGCACATTGCCATGGGGCTTCCGTCGATCCAGGTCGCTTGGACCAACGGACGGGGATACGGTAAAAACGGCCGTCAATCATGAGCCCCTTCCCTATCCCTCCCTTCCGGGAAATCCCAATCCGATATTTCGGCAAACGGACATCAAAAAACAGTGGCCTCCCCTTGGAAGTACCCTTGTTCAGGGTGGCCAGGCAATTCCACGGTGGGGAAAATAAAGCCAGGGCAATGTCCGGAGAAACGTTCTGATCATTTCACCATGGGCCAGGTTGATTGCCAGACCATCATCCAACAATGACATTTCAGGATCATGCACTGGCCAAGTCCGTTTAACTCGGTCCATGCATTGGTTTATCTACGGCAAGCACAAGCATATGGAGCTGAAACCGATTCATAATCAGCCGCTTCGCCTTACAATCTGGAAACTGGACAGGGTAAGCGTAGCGGTACTACCGCCCAAAACTCCAAACCAACCGATTTTATTGCAAATGGACAAAAAGCTTCGACAGGTTGCTTCTTTCCAAGACGGATAATCATCTCAAATAACGTTTTAAGCCATATACATACATAAAATTTATTTTCAGACAGTGATTGTTTTGGCCTGATTTTCGATCTGACCATGGTTATCCTTTAATTATGGCATAATTCTACCCTTGGATCATCAAAAATTCCAGTCAAAATACCATTAAAGGATATTGAAAGTCAGTGAACATGGACAAGATAACAGCTACTGCCCTAGAGCTTCTTCGACTTGATAACGGGGTCATCCACTGTAAAGCAGTTCCTATGGCGTAGTGACCGGCAGAAAAACCTCCGGGCAGTTGCTGCTTTGTCCCTTGGCAAACGAGCGGCAGTCTTGGTAGATATCAGCAGGGCTTCCGGTGTTTCACAGGAATGCAGGGAGCTTTTTGCCAGTCCACAATGTGCAGATTTACAGTACGCCGTGGGGATTGTTGCAAATAGCAGGGTAGGCCATCTCATTGGCAATTTCTTTTTAGGATTCAACCAGCCCCTCTTTCCATTAAAAATATTTACTGAAAACTCAACAGCCATGGAATGGTTGACATCGATCAAAAATAATGAAAAAAAACAGCCAACATACCGATAACGATCATGATAAATCAATGGAACTTGTACAATTGGTATCCAGGATTGCAAGTTTTGACTTTCCCTGCAGGGTAAAAACAGCATCAACGGACGAACCGCTGGATGTGCTGGCCACCGGTCTGAACATGCTCGGGGAGGAAGTAGAGAAAAAAATAGGGGAAATTGCTGCCCTCAGGGAAGCCAACCTTAAACTTGGGAACTTCTCCCACACGTTGGCACATGATATCAAATCCCCCTTGAACACCACCGCTGGTATCCTGGAACTGCTGGACTCCGAGATCAAGGGCGGTGATCTTTCAAATTTGGACGAATATATCGAAATGCTGAAATCCCTGAACAGAAACAGCCTTGAAATGGTAAACGGTATTTTGGAGTATTCCAAAACCACCGTAAAATCCAGTAAGCGCGAAAAGATCGCTTTGAAGGAGATGTGTTCCAACATCGTGGATGGCCTATCCTTTGTCCAGCCGGTCAGCATATCCTATCAGATTGGGGTTCCCTATGTCCATTATAATGCTACCGCACTTTACCAGATCCTCTCGAACCTGATCAACAATGCCATCAAGTTCAACGATAAGGACAAATGCCAATTGGTTGTCAGCAGCATCCAACGGGAAAATGACATCTTGATCTCGGTCCAGGACAATGGCCCGGGGATCCCGGAGGAATACAGGGAAAATATATACGACCTCTTCTACCGCCTGAACAGGGACAACCAGCCAACAGGTACAGGACTGGGACTGGCAATCATCAAAACCATCCTCCTGGAAAACAATGGAAGGGTATGGACGGAATCCCCTGTGGGCGAAGGCACCATTTTCCATTTTACCGTACCCTTGGAGCAGTAATGTGCATATCCATATCGCATTGGCATTCAAACGTAGGCATTCCTGGTCCATAAGGGACACCACCTTGGGGCCTAAATGTCCATTACCTGTCGCCCAGGATCTCTTTGGACCAGTCAGAACCCCATTACCCCAAATCAGCTCCTGCAGGCAGACGGAGTGCCAACCCCCCGGACCATTGATCACAAAAATCCCCATGGCACATATTGATCCCCCGTGCACGCGACCGGTTTGCCCTACGTGCTGTCCACTGGGGCAATGGGGCCATTTATGATGGCCCCCACTCCATTGACCAGTTATTTCCAACCCCTGATCCAGTTCATGTCAATCCGTAAATGTTCTGGTCCATACAAAAAACGGGATGGCTTCCCAATTTTGACAAAGCAATATTGCTGAAACATAACCATTACCAAAACTATGGCTAAATCAACATTCTACCACGCAGGATGTCCTGTATGTGTAAACGCAGAAGAAGAATTACTGCGGCTGATCGACAAATCAGAGGTGGACATCATCCATTTGGGTGAGTCAAAAGACCGGATGGCAGATGCGGAAAAAGCCGGGGTAAAATCAGTGCCTGCACTTGTCACCCCAACGGGAAACGTTTTACACATCAACTTTGGCGCAAGCCTGGAAGATGTCTAAGACCAAGTGGAGAGGGGGCAATCCCTCTCCATTGTTATTGGACTGGGGCCATACAACATCACGCAATCCATTAAATACGTTTTCCATCTTATTGATACAGTTGATCCTGGTATTAAAACTTCATTGTTCCCCCAGCGCCATGGCAATAGCCCTGACACCAATTTCCAACTGCTCTTCATCCAATGAACCAAAGCCAAGTCGCAAACCGTTAATTGGCTGTCCATAGCTGAACTTATCAGGGGTAATGAGCTGAATGCCTTTTTGCATAAGGCTTTCGAGCATCCCAAACAAGTCCACATCTTCATGAAAGCCGACCCAATAGGACAAGCCACCACCTGGCTTCACATAACCTGCTTTCCCTTCAAGGTAATGGGTAAGGATTTGATGTAGCATATCCCGTTTCACCCTGTAATGGTTGGTCGCCTTTCTGAGGTGCCTTTTAATTTCACCTGATGTAATTAATTCAAGGACGGCCAGCTCCATAATAACATCTCCCTGG
It encodes:
- a CDS encoding RNA polymerase sigma-70 factor, coding for MTLDHCSDQELLLLVKEGNTLAFDELFNRHWEVLYLRSFSLLRDPATCEDIVQDVFLKIWQNRDTIQISHFNSYLQTSARNGALKFLAKQKLEARHLNTISTLELLYHTEDEMDAKELESEVLASLEHLPKRCREIFVLSRFNNMSNGEIAKKLMLSHRTVENQLYRAIKHLREVLPHILCWHIFNGWY
- a CDS encoding purple acid phosphatase family protein, which produces MKSIPLLTILALVMGLGQLTAQDFAPSPFPDRIVLTWNGDPRHSQAVSWRTDTQVPQGVAELTVAPDSPHLEGPAKSFPATVELLVQQGDSSLYHTVSFDNLTPGTLYAYRVGSENHWSEWFHFKTAPEVPGEFSFIYFGDAQNDLKSRWSRVIRQAYSSMSDAAFMLHAGDLINRTHSDPEWGEWNHAGGFIHAMVPSIPTPGNHEYDRDEQGKLELDIHWRKQFNLPLNGPTGFEETVYYTDYGNARIISLNSQEIVLNDSSLHRQKEWLERVLQENPRDWTVITFHHPIYSSSSGRDNREFREAFRPLFEAYGVDLVLQGHDHTYGRGQNLPTGVSGKSGKGNGPVYVVSVSGPKMYELTTDKWMDRAASETQLYQYITIKENKLTYRAHTATGKLYDAFYLVKDREGNNSFTDEASMAIEQRTDLPPRKLKEKSPAELEEYEKVYPKKH
- a CDS encoding FecR family protein, whose product is MKRKEQQLFENYLKGRLSENRKKLVEEFYEMESRRTTGWDTLRMGNKEDVKRRIKPRPVSGNSRRRIPIVNIAASLLLALAVSFIVFVSLPKNPPVEMVEKTTAYGQTSTIHLEDGSTIWLNAGSTVSYPKHFPSGSRQVNLVGEAFFEIRPDVSRPFVVSTPTMTTTVLGTSFNITAYHRDPTTITVSTGKVLVQRLPAAPLSPSKREMILYPNEQVVLKGYDSPMSRASVNAERYSSWRTGEYFLDQMTMGTLAGTLERRFGVRFIFHDEQLKDCQLSGRVKKQSLSALMELLATTLAIEYKIDGKKVHLYGRSC
- a CDS encoding family 43 glycosylhydrolase; this translates as MNRPILFLCLALLCACGGTKQEEASHQPVSIQNPIIRGEFPDPSVIEVDGTYYACGTSNDWAPIYPIYSSTDLETWQFESYVFMEAPDWTMGSFWAPELFYLDGKFFCYYTARRKDGISCIGVASTADISKGFTDHGELIEWGSESIDAYVFDQKGQLYITWKAYGLNPDKPIQLLGSKLSGDGLSLEGEAFPVVTAETDNWERGGIEGQSIVRHGEYLYLLYSGAACCGGGCDYKVGVARAKQMEGPWEKYSGNPILTDFGNWKCPGHGTPVSTGSDRWYYLFHAYAKEGFPYMGRSALLSPFYWDEKTGWPYFKTVDLMADSTGGVSPLSIDDDFDGDQLKGWWRWDLASNEPSTRVEDGQLQLSGSLKQEAWATALCVVPEKPAYQVVAELPNEDDHLKGLMLYGTHANMLGAGLKDGKLAVFEVRDGKYTALGKGVTVEREQIALKAQVENGHEVRFAYQREDGEWQQLSVDGTGSDLLKGEFLEFWQWGVKPGLFVEGDGNAVFDSFSLAY
- a CDS encoding TonB-dependent receptor: MKLFTKKGIAMIVGAMFLFLFHPFASQAGAIGLLNREISVSVADQSLRAVLEKIDRDYQIGFIYNDQLPGLERHISLSVSATPLSQVLDRILLPNGLGYKLVSDQIAVVRHSPPLPATGSLKGTVTGLPDHMPLPHATVQFKGSDKYTLTNELGKFYFPEVPTGTQTLLISYMGYEPTEKNVSISPEGTAEIKVQLHSTVSELEGVTITGIRRGEVKALNSMKNAENIKYVMSQEQIERFPDLTVSESLQRVPGVAVGYSYGIPRDIIIRGLSQDLSSMTLNGTRLPSTGAGGRDTDLNGILANSIESIEVIKTLTPDRDADGTGGAVNIITKSPAKDEKLFDAKLAGGYNGLVNRATYDAGLTFGERKGRTSYIIGASYARNWRGEDRVEKDYDTYTVNGTESTYLSNLDLDGYEIKRDNLAINGEFKYYPNDRSELYLRGSYNLYYEIQNRLERIFNIGEYTSADRVEDLRITQSGNWRDYHKNLLQASLGGKSYFGDMKLEYDLTLSQGKYDQPIYYSAAFERNGLSAGLDLRDPVTPQFEFSEADPYDTDEFTTGRYINRHDKSIDRDGQLTLNINKPYQLGRHKGNVKFGGRGKLKYNDRSRNYFLHDLDAGKFVLSDYLSGYSKEDHYGGAYNMGRFPEAEAMEEYYNGHPELFSDNETYTRQNTDPDSFEGTEYLAAAYAMTELNIDDLQVITGIRYEKTGFDYEGNRVNFDDQGNYVSTSPASTDRTFDGWFPSINLRYAIGSRTNIRGAVTRSLSRPSYYDLVPWEEVETRRSRVKMGNPELTQSTAVNFDILFEHYFKSVGILSGGVFLKNINDYIYESSYIQEGGTYDGYTINQTVNGANAVARGFELAWQQQLTFLPGIWNGLGIYANYTYVNSEFEIPGAQSTRTVKLPEMRPHVGNVSVSYEKFGFSGRISMYFYGTFNSELAENPDNDLQEKGRNQLDFSASQQLTERLSLFVGVNNLTNEPISDIYRDGRPQNDAVYGRWGQVGLRFKTY